The Pseudonocardia sp. HH130630-07 DNA window GGGGCGTCGACCACCGGGCCGGTACAGCCCGGGCACACCAGGTCGGTCACGTCGACCAGGTCGACGGGGTCGTCGGCCAGGTCCACGACGGGCGGGCCGGGCAGGAAGATCGCGGTCATGCTGGCCTCCAGAAGGGGTGAGGAGGGTCGGCCGGTCCGGCCCACCGGTGGCGGCGTCCCGTCCGCCACCGCGCCGTCAGGCGCGCACTGCCTCCGAGGCTCGGACTCAAGGGCCGACCGAAGGTCGGTCGCGCAGCGACGCGCAGCGCCAGCGGAGCGCCCTTGAATCTGAGTGAGGCCGGGCCAAACTCGGGCCGGACGGCCCTCCGCCCCGCCGAAGGCGGGACCCTCCGGGCTCTCGGCCCGCCCGGCCGTGAGGGCGAGGTCTCCCGCTCCGGGCTCAGCGGCCGGGGTCACGACCCGGCCCCCGCGGACCCGGGGTCGGGCGTACCGTTCAGCGCGGGGGTGGCGGCCTGGTCGAACGCCGAGATGAACGTGCCGATCGCGTCCGGCAGACCGGCCCCGACCGGCGTGGCGATGAACAGCACCAACGCGACCAGGGAGAACGCCACCGCGCCGCCAGCCACCCGCGCCTTCGCGCAGATCACCGCACCGGCGACCATGAACAGGATCAGCACCCCGACGCTGCCCATCAGGACTCCCCGCCCACGATCGAGACGTCCGCGGCCGCGATCCGGGCGAGTGCGGTGACCTGGTCGTGCCGCCACTGCTCGGTCCAGGAGCCGAGGTCGATGCAGCGCCCGGTCGTGAGGATGTCGGCCACCAGACGCTCCAGGACCGCTCCGGGGACCACGTAGCGCCCACCGATCTTGAGTCCGGGAAAGGTCCCCCGCCGCAGGTGCCGGTACAGCGTCGACTCGTCGAGCCGGAGCATCGCCGCGGTCTCCGCCGCGGTGTAGAAGGCGGGCCTGCTCACCGTCGCGTCGGCGGCCGGAACCTCCGCCGTCGAGGTCTTCGTCGTATCCACTCGTGCCTCCCCTGTCGTGGCCTGCCAGCCGATCCAGCAGTGCCAATTTTACGCTCATATTGAGCGTAAATTGATAGTTGGTCAACACGGCTTCGCGCGTGAAGTGCGCGCGGTACCGCGCTCTCGCTACGCTCGCCGCACCTCGACAAGGCGGGAGCGCACGTGAATCAGGACTGGTCCGCGGTGTCGGACGCGATCAAGGTCCGCCTCGACGAGCGAGGCATGACGATGACCGATCTCGCGTCGAAGTCGGGGGTCTCGCTGACAACCGTCCGCGAGCTGGTGCACGTCCTGAACACCCGTCGCCGCCAGCCCAGGACGCTGGTCGCCCTCTCCGTGGCGCTCGGATGGCCTGCGGACCACCTCGGCACCGTGCTCCGCGGCGGCCGGACCGGCGAGGATCTCCGGCACGAC harbors:
- a CDS encoding helix-turn-helix domain-containing protein, with amino-acid sequence MDTTKTSTAEVPAADATVSRPAFYTAAETAAMLRLDESTLYRHLRRGTFPGLKIGGRYVVPGAVLERLVADILTTGRCIDLGSWTEQWRHDQVTALARIAAADVSIVGGES
- a CDS encoding helix-turn-helix domain-containing protein, which encodes MNQDWSAVSDAIKVRLDERGMTMTDLASKSGVSLTTVRELVHVLNTRRRQPRTLVALSVALGWPADHLGTVLRGGRTGEDLRHDDSVDVRGELRDLRRRVEALERAVDMKS